The following coding sequences are from one Methanobacterium sp. window:
- a CDS encoding DUF2207 domain-containing protein gives MTFFFTVSDPLPTSNLALISSIILGVVAVISLIMSQKVAGQWTTYGEEYDAKWHNFRKYIQDFSLIKEYPPESVNIWNKYLVYATALGVADKVRKTMEMSLPGEELARSDIYLFHYYGGYVLLSSSLDTGMSTATGGGAGGVGGVGGGAGGGGGGAF, from the coding sequence ATAACATTCTTTTTCACAGTTTCAGATCCACTACCCACATCAAATTTAGCTTTGATTTCATCTATTATTTTAGGAGTCGTGGCGGTTATATCATTAATAATGTCCCAAAAGGTTGCAGGACAATGGACTACTTATGGTGAGGAATATGATGCAAAATGGCATAACTTCAGGAAATACATCCAGGATTTCAGCTTAATAAAAGAGTATCCACCAGAATCTGTTAACATCTGGAATAAATACCTTGTATATGCAACTGCCCTCGGAGTTGCAGATAAAGTCAGAAAAACAATGGAGATGAGTCTTCCAGGTGAGGAGCTGGCTCGAAGTGACATTTATCTCTTCCACTACTATGGCGGATATGTGCTTCTCTCATCCAGTTTAGATACTGGTATGAGCACAGCTACAGGTGGTGGGGCTGGAGGAGTCGGCGGAGTAGGCGGTGGCGCCGGTGGAGGGGGTGGAGGAGCTTTTTAG
- a CDS encoding LemA family protein, with protein MSILVIGIILFVIIVLVLLIVGMYNSLVGSRNRVKNAWSQIDVQLNRRADLIPNLIETVKGYAKHEKTVFQNVTEARANLMNAKTVQENAEANNILTDTLKSLFAVAENYPELKANENFLELQSQLQETEDKIAYSRQFYNDTVLMYNNKIQMFPSSIIARQFNFTEAEFFEVEESVRSVPKVEF; from the coding sequence ATGTCCATCTTAGTTATAGGAATTATTTTATTCGTCATAATAGTTTTAGTGCTTTTAATTGTTGGTATGTATAACAGTTTGGTCGGATCGCGTAACCGGGTTAAAAATGCATGGTCTCAGATAGATGTTCAACTGAACAGAAGAGCTGATCTGATACCTAACCTGATAGAAACAGTTAAGGGTTATGCTAAACACGAAAAAACTGTATTTCAAAATGTTACTGAAGCAAGAGCTAACCTTATGAATGCTAAAACCGTTCAAGAAAATGCTGAAGCAAATAATATCTTAACTGACACATTAAAAAGTCTTTTTGCTGTGGCAGAAAATTACCCAGAATTAAAGGCCAATGAAAATTTTTTGGAGTTACAAAGCCAGTTACAAGAAACAGAGGATAAAATAGCATATTCAAGACAATTCTACAATGATACAGTGCTGATGTACAATAATAAGATTCAAATGTTTCCAAGCAGTATAATAGCTCGACAATTTAACTTTACCGAGGCAGAGTTCTTTGAAGTTGAAGAATCTGTTCGTTCAGTTCCAAAAGTTGAATTTTAG
- a CDS encoding DUF2207 domain-containing protein, protein MDKKHFIALILLFFVTISIIPGVTFAQDDDRSYSIPYANIDLFVEENGNLHVKEKLHYSFSGTYNGVYRDIPLASGQKIENLKISIQGAYSSYQVNRNGDIQSLKIFLYSNSQKTIPVTDRDVDVFIEYDFINVIKIYNDIAELHYKLWGEGWDVDVGQVNSNIHLKSGDGVQYWLNPPYFVQNDNWQDGTLQVASESISSGNYFELRMAIPKDQFAADPQFAQKINIDGLPEIERIQRDYENELNLKTGLYSILAILMFLSIFLPVLIYFKFGREPKIDYRAEYERDLPTDDLPAVVNAISGRGLGKRVGDLIWMDLEPP, encoded by the coding sequence ATGGATAAGAAACATTTCATCGCCTTAATTTTACTATTTTTTGTTACAATTTCAATCATTCCTGGTGTTACTTTTGCACAGGATGATGATCGAAGCTATTCAATCCCTTATGCAAATATCGATCTTTTCGTTGAAGAGAATGGTAATCTTCATGTAAAAGAGAAACTCCATTACTCGTTTTCAGGCACTTATAATGGAGTTTACAGGGACATACCGCTTGCAAGCGGACAAAAAATAGAAAACCTTAAAATATCGATCCAGGGAGCGTATTCAAGTTATCAAGTTAACAGAAATGGAGATATACAATCTTTAAAGATATTTCTGTATTCTAATTCTCAAAAAACAATTCCAGTTACAGATAGAGATGTGGATGTTTTCATAGAATACGATTTTATCAATGTTATAAAAATCTACAATGACATCGCTGAACTTCATTATAAACTATGGGGAGAAGGTTGGGATGTTGATGTAGGTCAGGTTAACAGCAATATACATCTTAAATCAGGTGATGGGGTTCAATACTGGTTAAATCCGCCCTACTTTGTTCAAAATGATAACTGGCAGGATGGAACTCTACAAGTAGCGAGTGAAAGTATTTCTTCGGGCAACTATTTTGAGTTGAGAATGGCCATACCCAAAGATCAGTTTGCAGCCGACCCACAATTTGCACAAAAAATCAACATAGATGGATTGCCTGAAATTGAACGAATTCAAAGGGATTATGAAAATGAATTAAATCTGAAAACAGGTTTATACTCAATACTGGCCATATTAATGTTTTTAAGCATATTTTTACCTGTACTAATATATTTCAAATTCGGAAGAGAGCCAAAAATTGATTATCGGGCAGAATACGAGCGTGATTTACCGACTGATGATTTACCTGCTGTAGTAAATGCCATATCTGGCAGAGGATTAGGTAAAAGAGTAGGGGACCTGATATGGATGGATTTAGAGCCACCATAA
- a CDS encoding radical SAM protein, giving the protein MNSQKKLKILGESAKYDLCNYVDPGIETYISGKIPGIYNSTSPNGQCIPIFKVLMTNKCSNDCKYCMNSRSSKLERYEFTPEELSTLFLDYFNRKYVEGLFLSSGASKDIEYSMEKEIEVARILRDYGYDGYIHLKILPGTSFDLIKRAMSLANRVSVNIESATPDGFEELTSTKNFEIDILRRMKWIHRLSKKDSHMAPSGQTTQFIVGATDESDEDVLKRSKWLSDKFEIKRSYFSAFNPLKGTPLENHDIPHPKRTSRLYQADFLLNSYDFSLDELVFDKDGNIETEIDPKYSFAMNNRELFPIEINEASFEELIRIPGIGKISAKKIITLRKRGIGIKKLEELKNLGVAVKRAEPFIKLNKSYQSVLNF; this is encoded by the coding sequence ATGAACAGTCAAAAAAAACTCAAAATTCTGGGGGAATCTGCCAAATATGATCTATGTAATTATGTAGATCCAGGTATTGAAACCTATATTTCAGGAAAAATTCCAGGAATATATAATAGCACTTCACCTAATGGACAGTGCATACCAATTTTTAAGGTTTTAATGACTAACAAATGCTCTAATGACTGTAAATACTGTATGAATAGTAGGAGTAGCAAATTAGAGCGTTATGAATTCACTCCAGAAGAACTTTCCACTTTGTTTTTAGACTATTTTAATAGAAAATATGTTGAAGGTTTATTTTTAAGTTCAGGAGCTTCAAAAGATATAGAATATTCAATGGAGAAGGAAATAGAAGTTGCAAGAATACTCAGAGATTATGGATATGACGGCTATATTCATCTTAAAATCCTTCCCGGAACATCTTTTGACCTTATTAAAAGAGCTATGAGCTTAGCAAATCGTGTAAGCGTGAATATAGAATCTGCAACTCCTGATGGATTTGAAGAATTAACCAGTACCAAAAATTTTGAAATTGATATCTTAAGGAGGATGAAGTGGATCCACAGATTATCGAAAAAAGACTCCCATATGGCGCCTTCTGGACAGACCACCCAGTTTATTGTAGGAGCAACAGATGAGAGTGATGAAGATGTTCTCAAGAGATCAAAATGGCTTTCTGATAAGTTCGAGATAAAAAGAAGTTATTTCAGTGCCTTTAATCCTCTGAAAGGTACTCCTCTTGAAAATCATGATATTCCCCATCCCAAACGGACATCAAGGCTTTATCAGGCAGATTTTTTGCTGAATTCCTATGACTTTTCCCTGGACGAACTGGTATTTGATAAAGATGGAAACATAGAAACTGAAATTGACCCCAAATATTCTTTTGCAATGAACAATAGAGAGTTATTTCCCATCGAAATCAATGAAGCATCGTTTGAAGAGCTTATAAGAATTCCTGGAATTGGCAAAATATCTGCAAAAAAAATTATAACCCTCAGAAAGCGTGGGATTGGAATTAAAAAGTTAGAAGAGCTTAAAAATCTTGGTGTGGCTGTAAAACGTGCTGAACCCTTTATCAAGCTGAATAAATCTTATCAATCGGTTTTAAACTTTTAA
- a CDS encoding DUF2207 domain-containing protein yields MDGFRATIMDLINRKYLLMQNIPSKLDENKDASLSLKINYDKGLNGLKNFESDVINFLREFEEEGIIYLDSLKHDLKDKSTAESFRDSYNLWKDNLKNEFLDDETMNKIFSKKEIHTSKLSE; encoded by the coding sequence ATGGATGGATTTAGAGCCACCATAATGGATTTGATAAACCGTAAATATCTGCTAATGCAGAATATTCCCTCAAAACTCGATGAGAATAAAGATGCGTCTCTTTCATTAAAAATAAACTATGATAAAGGCTTGAACGGGCTTAAAAATTTTGAATCAGATGTTATTAATTTCTTGAGGGAGTTTGAAGAAGAAGGTATTATCTATCTGGATAGTCTTAAACATGATTTAAAGGATAAAAGCACAGCAGAATCATTTAGAGATTCATACAACCTCTGGAAGGATAATTTAAAAAATGAATTTTTAGATGATGAAACCATGAATAAAATATTCTCAAAAAAGGAGATACATACCTCAAAGCTTTCGGAATAA
- a CDS encoding ParA family protein, producing MGEVIAILNQKGGCGKTTTAVNLSTALALKGKNVLLVDIDPQGNATTSFGIEKNELNSTIYTVLTGKDPLKDAIVQTGIEGVDLVPSNISLSGAEIELSGEIGFHSILKENIEDIKDYFDYIFIDVPPSLGLLTINSLVASDSVIIPIQAEFYALEGMADLVEAMQLVGNRLNSPSEIKGILLTLYDSRTRLGREVFKNVKEYFGEKENIFKTAIPRNVKLAEAPSHGKPCILYDEECRGTFAYNELAEEIISMENTE from the coding sequence ATGGGTGAGGTAATAGCAATATTGAATCAAAAAGGAGGCTGCGGAAAGACCACAACTGCAGTTAATCTATCTACCGCTCTGGCACTTAAGGGGAAGAATGTTTTACTTGTGGATATTGATCCTCAAGGTAACGCCACAACAAGCTTTGGAATAGAAAAAAACGAGCTTAACAGTACCATATACACAGTATTAACTGGAAAAGATCCGCTTAAAGATGCAATTGTCCAAACAGGAATTGAGGGAGTGGATCTGGTTCCAAGTAACATTTCCTTAAGCGGTGCTGAAATAGAATTAAGTGGGGAAATTGGATTTCATTCCATATTAAAAGAGAATATAGAAGACATAAAGGATTATTTTGACTATATTTTTATTGATGTTCCTCCATCACTGGGTTTACTTACGATAAATTCACTGGTTGCTTCAGATAGTGTAATTATTCCTATTCAGGCGGAATTTTATGCACTTGAAGGAATGGCCGATCTTGTAGAGGCTATGCAGCTTGTTGGAAACCGTTTAAACAGTCCATCTGAGATAAAAGGCATTCTTCTTACATTATATGACTCAAGAACTAGGCTTGGAAGAGAAGTGTTTAAAAATGTCAAGGAATACTTTGGAGAAAAAGAAAACATTTTTAAAACAGCTATTCCCCGAAATGTTAAGCTTGCTGAGGCTCCAAGCCATGGAAAACCGTGTATTTTATATGATGAAGAGTGTAGAGGAACTTTTGCTTATAATGAACTTGCAGAAGAAATAATCAGCATGGAGAATACAGAATGA
- a CDS encoding peptidoglycan-binding domain-containing protein: MRGCKKKIHRWLNAHGYKAGEEDGIFGDKTRTSVIEFQSGEIIVVNGIASSRT; the protein is encoded by the coding sequence ATGAGAGGATGTAAAAAAAAAATACACCGCTGGCTGAATGCTCATGGATATAAAGCCGGAGAAGAAGACGGCATATTTGGGGATAAAACTCGGACATCCGTTATAGAATTCCAGAGCGGTGAAATAATTGTAGTTAATGGTATAGCAAGTTCCCGAACGTAA